In the genome of Phocoena sinus isolate mPhoSin1 chromosome 15, mPhoSin1.pri, whole genome shotgun sequence, the window tgctccacagcgggagaggccacaacagtgagaggcctgtgtaccacaaaaaaaaaaaaaaaaacatggatagGTAACCAAGGTGTGCTGTCACGTTAAAAAGGGCAAGTGGCAGATGTGAGGAAATAGTCTGTGTGGTATATGTGGTATGACTACATTTTTACCAATAGTAAAATCCAACAGTGATAGTACTGTATGTGTATTAGTATATGAGGGACATACACCAAATGTAGCAACCTTGGTTAGAGAGCTAGTTTACAAAGTGACTTGTACTTTCTGTGTATTTCTACATGCacactttgtaattaaaaaaatacatatagataggttttttaaaatatccagctCTCGGGGTTGTTAATAAAGTAGCACAGTATCTAGAACATCGTATTTACTCTGCAAACAGAAGAAGCTCTGTgaggggctgtcttttcttttaACTACCATTTTCAGAAGTAGAAATGTGCCCTACATGTTACATACATTACCTTTCTCCAGATGCTGCCCTATTTTCCTTTCTCCAAGTAGCTTTCATTACCAGAAAATATGTGATATGTTGTTTTTGGCTGTCTCCACCTGACCCAGTACCTGGAACTGTGCCTGGCCTAGAATAGGTACTCAGTAATACATTTTGTTGAACCAAAAAATGAatgcagggctttcctggtggcgcagtggttcagagtccgcctgccgatgcaggggacgcgggttcgtgccccggtccggaggatcccgcatgcctcggagcggctgggcccgtgagccatggcggctaagcctgcgcgtgcggagcctgtgctccgcaatagtagaagccacgacagtgagaggcccgcgtaccgaaaaaaaaaaaaaaaaaaaaaaaagaatgcacagaGAGTACCAAGATCAGGACTCAGGGGCCAGAACGAGAACTCACAGATTCGGCGGGCTGGGGGCAGCAGGCATCCAGGTAGTGGGCTGGTCTGGGCAGAGGGAAGTCACAGGCTTCTGCGCAGGTCCAGCAACAGTCTTGGGGCCTGGAGGCGCCTTGCTTCCTGCAGGGGGAGCTGCAGTCTGCGCAGCAGCCCTGGGCCTAAGAGAAGGCGGGGCTCAAGCTCTGGGCCAGGCGGCAGGTGGGGAGGTACAGCCAAGACTCAGttttggggagaggggcaggagaaGGTTCAGCTGAGGACGAGAAGAGGATCTCATGGTCCCACGAAAGGGACAGATGCGGGGACTAAATGGCAAAGGTGTCTCAGGGTAAGGGCCTACAAATGAGGGGAAAAATTGACCAGgttcctcctcccccaggcccaCCGTTCAGCCCCCACCAGGCCCCTCACCAGCAGGCAGTGCCTAGTCAGCAGCACTAGGCCCAGCAGCAACAAATAGATGCCCACAGCGAGGACGACAATGGCAGGGATGGGGAGCagcagggaggggctgctggcGGGAGCCGGGGTTGGATTCCACGGGCTAGAGGAGGCCTGGACAGCACAGGAGGAAGGGGTGATGAGGAGACGCGGAGGGGCTGCAGGGACACAGAAATACCAGGAGGGACACGGGAGGTGGCTGGGAAAAGGGGAGGAACAGCCACCAGGTGGTGGGAGGAGAGTGAATAGGACTACACTGTCTTGTCCCCAAACCTGCCTTTTCTCTTGTCATCCCCATTTCAGCACCATCGAGGACCTGTTGGTCATTCTAGACTTTTCCAAgatttattgcttttcctttcaGAATGCCTCTCCAAACAGATCTATTGTCTCTGCTTCCACTGCACTACTTTACCATCCCTCAGCCCACAGTACTGGCCTCTAACTGTCTTGCAACCTGCAGTTGTGACCCTTTCCACACCAGCTGTCCTGCGTATCCCCACCTCCCTTGCGGTCCATCAATGGCTCCCACCGACTCAGTCCAAACTTCTTATCTCAGCGACAAAGGCCTCAATCTGGCCCTGCttacctctccctctcccccattaCACTCCAGCCATACTGAAGTCCTAGCAGTTCCCCAAATGCCCTGGCCTCTCTCTCACGCCCACGTCTCTgcccatgctgttccttctgcctgggatgccttttcttctctgttgcttGGCTAGCTCCTCATCTTGCCAGAGTGGGATGTGCCCTTCCATGGGAAGGCCGTCCCTGCAACTCTCTTTCTGTCTCACAGCTCTTGTCCTGAGCTGGAAGGGTCTATGTTGGGTAAAGAGCCCCCTCTCTGGTCCAGGCTCCAAGGCAGGCAAAGTCAGGGTGAGTGGAGGGCGCTGAGGGGGCCGCTCCAGAGAGGGGTAGGACTCACGTCCATTGGGCAGGACAGCGCCAGTCAGTCcaggagctgcagaggagagaaaGTCCTGGGCCTCAGACACTGAGAGGGGCCATTGGCCTGGGATGCCCATTCTCCTCCTCCCATTTCCcgtttggggaaactgaggcccaacgACGGTCCCTGGTCCGGACAGCGATGATGGGGACTCGGGGCAGCGCCTCCTTCGAAGGCCCCAGCCCGACCCTGGCCACATCCTACTGTTGTCCCCAAACCCCGGGCTCCCTCCATCGACCTATCCCCATCACCTGCGCCCTCGGGGCCGGGGGCAGTTCACGGATTCCGCTCCTTGTTTGCTCCAATCGGCCGCAGCTACTGCACCGCCCAGAAGCCTCCCGCTGCTTCTCCCTGTTGTCATGGGGATCAGAGCGCCGCTACTACGGTGGCCGCTCAGACCCAAAACTCCTTCTACGCGCCCCTCGTTTCCCTTTTCCAGTCTGTGGACGCCCGCTCTTCTTTCTAGTCGATGTCCGCTGGGCTTTCCGGCAGTTACCGAGTAGAAATGGCGAGACTTCCCGCCGCTACCCGCCTGGCTCGGATCCTCATCGTGTGCTGGGTCCTGCGGCGCAGCAAAAGCAAGCCTGAACCCCCGGACTACACCGccaactggctgtgtgacttcggCCAAATCACTGCGCCTCACTGAGTCcattttcccctctgtaaaacGGGGAAACGCCTGCCTCCCAGGGATATTGTAAAACTCAGAGACACTTCTTAATTGTATAGAATTATCCTCAATAATTTTTCAAGCTGACCCCCCACTCATTTTTATTGACAGTGCCCAAATTTAAGAGCCATCATCTGGTCTCTTCAACCTTCACATCATTATCAAAGTGATTTCCTCCCACACACGTCAGATCttgtgccttttttcttttttaaaaaataagtttattaatttaatttacttatttttggctgcattgggtcttcgttgctgcgcgcgggtttcctctggttgcagtgagcgggggctactcttcgttgcggtgcgcgggcttctcattgcggtggcttctcttgttgcggagcatgggctctaggcacgcaggcttcagtagttgtggcacccaggctcagtagttgtggcttgcgggctctagagcgcaggctcagtagttgtggttcacgggcttagttgctccgcggcatgtggttcttcccggaccagggctcaaacccgtgtcccatgcattggcaagcgattctttttttttttttttttttttaagggaattcctttatttttattatttatttatttagttttggctgtgttgggtcttcgtttctgtgcgagggctttctctagtcgcggcaagcagggcccactcttcatcacagtgcacaggcctctcactaccgcaccgctcttattgcggagcacaggctccagacgcgcaggctcagtagctgtggctcacgggcctagttgctccgcggcatgtgggatcctcccagaccagggctcgaacccgtgtcccctgcattggcaggcagattctcaaccactgcgccaccagggaagcccgattcttttttttttttttttgaattttatttaatttatttttttatacagcaggttcttatcagtcatcaattttatacacatcagtgtatacatgtcaatcccaatcgcccgattcagcacaccaccatccccacccccacccccccccgtggctttccccccttggtgtccatacgtttgttctctacatctgtgtctcaacttctgccctgcaaaccggttcatctgtaccatttttctaggttccacatacatgcgttaatatacgagacttgtttttctgtttctgacttacttcactccgtatgacagtctctagatccatccacgtctcaacaaatgactcaatttcattcctttttatggctgagtaatattccattgtatacatgtaccacatcttctttatccattcatctgtcgatgggtatttaggttgcttccatgacctggctattgtaaatagtgctgccatgaacattggggtgtgtgtgtctttttgaattatggctttctctgggtatacgcccagtagtgggattgctgagtcatgtggtaattctatttttagttttttaaggaacctccatactgttctccatagtggctgtatcaatttacattcccaccaagagtgcaagagggttcccttttctccacaccctctctccagcatttgttgtttgtagattttctgatgatgcccattctaactggtgtgaggtgatacctcactgtagttttgatttgcatttctctaatacttagtgatgttgagcagcttttcatgtgcttcttggccatctgtatgtcttccttggagaaatgtctatttaggtcttctgccatttttggattgggttgttttctttctttactattgagctgcatgagttgtttatatattttggagattaatcctttgtccgttgattcgtttgcaaatattttctcccattctgagggttgtctttttgtcttgtttatggcttcctttgcctgtgcaaaagcttttaagtttcattaggtcccatttgtttatttttggttttatttccattactctaggaggtggatcaaaaaagatcttgctgcgatttatgtcaaagagtgttcttcctatgttttcctctaaaagttttatagtgtccggtcttacatttaggtctccaatccattttgagtttatttttatgtatggtgttagggagtgttctgatttccttcttttacatgtagctgtccagtttcccagcaccacttattgaagagactgtcttttctccattgtatatccttgcctcctttgtcatagattagttgaccataggtgtgtgggtttatctctgggctttctatcttgtttccattgatctatgtttctgtttttgtgccagtaccatattgtcttgattactgtaggtttgtagtatagtctgaagtcagggagtctgattcctccagctccgtttttttccttcaagactgctttggctattcggggtcttttgtgtctccatacaaatttttaaaatttcttgttctagttctgtaaaaagtgccattggtaattgatagggattgcattgaatctgtagattgctttgggtagtgtagtcattttcacaatattaattcttccaatccaagaacatggtatatctctccatctgttggtatcatttttaatttctttcatcagtgtcttatagttttctgcatacaggtcttttgtctccctaggtaggtttactcctaggtattttattctttttgttgcaatggtaaatgggagtgtttcctttatttctctttctgatcttttgttgttagtgtataggaatgcaagagatttctgtgcattaattttgtatcctgcaacttaccaaattcattgattagctctagtagtttttctggtggcatttttaggattctctatgtatagtatcatgtcatctgcaaagagtgacagtttttacttcttcttttccaatttgtattccttttatttctttttcttctctgattgccgtggctaggacttccgaaactatattgaataatagtggtgagagtggaccatccttgtcttgttctgatcttagaggaaatgctttcagtttttcaccattgagaataatgtttgctgtgggtttgtcgtatatggcctttattatgttgaggtaggttccctctatgcccacttctggagagtttttatcataaacgggtgttgaattttgtcaaaagctttttctgcatctattgagatgattcatatggtttttattcttcagtttgttaatatggtgtatcacattgattgatttgcgtatattgaagaatccttgcatccctgggataaatcccacttgatcatggtgtatgatcccttttcctgtgttgttggattctgtctgctagtattttgttgaggatttttgcatctatattcatcagtgatattggtctgtaattttctttttttgtagtatctttgtctggttttggtattggggtgacggtggcctcatagaatgagttttgggagtgttccttcctctgcaattatttttttctttttcttgcggtacgcgggcctctcactgactgtcgcggcctctcccgctgcggagcacaggctccggacgcgcaggctcagcggccgtggctcacgggcccagccgctccgcggcatgtgggatcctcccggaccggggcacgaacccgcgtcccctgcatcggcaggcggactctcaaccactgtgccaccagggaagccccttcctccgcaattttttggaagagtttgagaaggatgggcaggcggattcttaactactgcgccaccagggaagcccagatcttgtgccctttcagtttttcaccccaCGCCAAAGGGCTCGCCATTGACTCCAGGATAAAGCCCAAATGCTTTAGTTGACTGTCCACACCATCCACCCTGGGCCTATCTTCGGTTTATTCATTCACAAGGTATCCCACAGCGTGTCAAGCACTGCTCTAGGCTCTGGGACTCTAGCAGAGACTAAGGCAGACAAATTTCCTGCCCTCGTGTTGCTTATATTCCACTGGGGGAAGAGGATCAGATAATATGTATACAGATAAGATCGTTTTGTGCCCCATCAGCTCATTCAAGTTTCCACCGTAGGATCTGTTCAAGGTTCCTGAACCAGTGCATAGGGTTTCACAACTGCTGTTCCCTCTGCGTAGAACACCCTTCCCCTATCTCTCCCCACTGCCTCCACCCCAACTAACACCTTCCTCATCCTTTGAGCCGCTGCTCAGTCACATGCCTGCCTTAGGCAGAGGTGACTGCTTTGGTCACCATATACATACAGCTGTTCTAGCACTTCTCACAAGGTCGTTAAATTCTCCATTTCACTGCCTGGCGCCTCAATTAGACCACAGGTGCCTGCGTCTAAATCATCTCCATATCCCAAGCCCTAGCAATTAGCCTGGCCTCGAGGGGGCCTCCACTAAGTGCTTACTGATTCTGTGAATGAAGAGAATCCAACCGATGAAGTAATGTTATCTAGATCCCTGGTTCCCTTGGCTCTTAAGGCACTCCTACCTCCCACTTTCATTCCTGACCTGTTTGGTTCTCCACACCCACGCTTGTACACAAGATcacgcacacgcgcgcgcgcacacgcacactCGGGTAAGCACACCTCCCCCACAGAGGCCTCAGACTCCATCCATGGTTTCTGCATTCTGGCATGTTCCCCTGAAAGCAGCACTGTTCACCTGCTTCTGTCCACATTCTCCACCCCAGTGCACCTCGCCACAGCTGCTGCCCCAGGGATTTTCTGCACCATGAGGCAGCCACAGAAATTGCCAAGGTCTGTGTTCCTGGTTCCCAaatctctcctctcccctgcaGCCACACTGAGAAGGTCCCAGGCACCTTCTCTGCCACCCCAGCCCTCTCAGAGGGGGATTCAAGCCCAGAAAACAGGAGTCTAGCTGTCCCCAGTGACACCTCTGTTGAGTCGAAGTCTGGGTCAGACTGCGTGCTTAGGGCTGTCCTGTTGTCTGCCCCTATCTTCGCAGAATCCTGAGACCCAAGATGAAACCAGTTCCCACCTCAGCCCCAGGAAAGGCTTCAAGTGACACGTGGCCCCTCCCTCTCTTCAGCTCCTGCCAACGGAGAGACATTAGCCTTGGCAAGACCTCTGGACACGTCCAGGGCCTGCAGTGGCCAGACTCACCACGGGTGGTATTCTGTTCCTGCCACGGGTGCATACATTATGCAGGAGGGTGGACAGGGCACCAGGTCTGCTCACTGCAAGGCAAGCCAGTAGGAGGGGTGATTATGCGCCCCACTTTGCCAGGGCCCCACTCCTACCCACATCACACCAATtgctggaggcagggagaaacTGACTTCACAATAGCTGAATAGCCATAAgatctccctttttctttttttttttttttctaaagttcaaAGCCAGCGATGTTAGATATTCTCACCTGTAGTTTTACACTGCCCCTGGGAAAGAGAGTAAAAGATGATGTGCTAATCGtcgtggggtgggtgggaggcctGAGATGCAGAGAAAACCAAGAAGATGAAAGACACCTCTGCAGACCTGGGCTTGGATATGGGAAGGCAACCTGGCAGTTCTGATTTTGATCTGATACTTTCAACCCCCTCCTATGGACATCAGATAATATTGCCTCCCAGAGACAATGAGGGGTTCACCAGCCTCCTTATTATGAAATGAAAGGCCTAGGCTTAGATAATTACTTCTTATCCCCGGGGGAA includes:
- the LOC116740517 gene encoding uncharaterized LOC112694756 homolog isoform X1, with translation MDASSSPWNPTPAPASSPSLLLPIPAIVVLAVGIYLLLLGLVLLTRHCLLAQGCCADCSSPCRKQGASRPQDCCWTCAEACDFPLPRPAHYLDACCPQPAESDWAPRCPRCCPLCDCACACQLPDCQSLNCLCFEIKLR
- the LOC116740517 gene encoding uncharaterized LOC112694756 homolog isoform X2, whose protein sequence is MDAQGCCADCSSPCRKQGASRPQDCCWTCAEACDFPLPRPAHYLDACCPQPAESDWAPRCPRCCPLCDCACACQLPDCQSLNCLCFEIKLR